The Clarias gariepinus isolate MV-2021 ecotype Netherlands chromosome 4, CGAR_prim_01v2, whole genome shotgun sequence genome window below encodes:
- the hoxa13b gene encoding homeobox protein Hox-A13b: MTASLLLHSRWIEPVMFLCDSGCSDDVSKNMEGFVGGNFSANQCRNLVAHPTSLAPGAPYGSSEVPVTGVTEPVKQCNPCSAAQNSPGAASLPYGYFGSGYYPCRVSHHSAVKSCAQPAAYADKYMETSVSGEEFSSRAKEFTFYQGYSSGPYQPVPSYLDVPVVPALSSAPEPRHESILPVETYHQPWAITNSWNSPVYCPKEQTQSSHLWKSSLQDNVSGSDGASIRRGRKKRVPYTKVQLKELEREYAANKFITKDKRRRISAHTNLTERQVTIWFQNRRVKEKKVVNKFKSIT; this comes from the exons ATGACAGCGTCTCTGCTCCTCCATTCCCGCTGGATCGAGCCGGTGATGTTTCTCTGTGACAGCGGCTGCTCAGACGACGTGAGCAAGAACATGGAGGGATTCGTGGGAGGCAATTTCTCCGCCAACCAGTGCCGGAATCTCGTGGCCCACCCGACTTCTCTTGCTCCTGGTGCGCCCTATGGATCGAGTGAAGTGCCCGTAACTGGAGTGACGGAACCTGTCAAACAGTGCAACCCGTGCTCGGCCGCGCAGAATTCCCCCGGTGCTGCTTCTTTGCCCTATGGATATTTCGGTAGTGGCTATTATCCGTGCCGAGTATCTCATCACAGCGCAGTGAAGTCCTGTGCGCAGCCTGCCGCTTACGCAGACAAGTACATGGAGACGTCTGTCTCCGGAGAGGAGTTCTCGTCTCGAGCTAAGGAGTTCACTTTCTATCAAGGCTACTCGTCCGGACCTTACCAACCCGTCCCAAGTTATCTGGACGTGCCAGTCGTGCCTGCTCTAAGCTCTGCTCCGGAACCAAGACACGAATCAATTTTGCCTGTGGAAACATACCACCAGCCTTGGGCCATCACGAACAGCTGGAACAGCCCTGTGTACTGCCCAAAGGAGCAGACCCAGTCCAGCCATCTGTGGAAGTCGTCTCTTCAAG ACAATGTGTCAGGAAGTGATGGCGCTTCCATTCGCCGAGGGAGAAAGAAGCGCGTCCCCTATACCAAAGTCCAGCTGAAAGAACTGGAGCGCGAATATGCGGCCAATAAGTTCATCACGAAGGATAAACGGAGACGGATATCTGCTCACACAAACCTGACCGAGCGCCAGGTCACCATCTGGTTTCAGAACAGAAGGGTAAAGGAGAAGAAGGTGGTCAACAAATTCAAGAGCATCACTTAA